The Populus alba chromosome 6, ASM523922v2, whole genome shotgun sequence genome contains a region encoding:
- the LOC118048522 gene encoding probable pectinesterase/pectinesterase inhibitor 54 isoform X1, with protein sequence MGLLVLVVLWLLGYALGGASMTRAATHSFQMQVQTQCSYTRYPGLCVQSLKEFQDHPLDIMAALVNRTVSETRLPNSYFETRSSLVEAQEAERVLSVTDYCKNLMSMSLKRLDQSLSALEDSPRKHKRDIQTWLSAALTFQQACKDSTDSLGLSGDLMPRISEKMDYLSQLASNSLALVGRITHDYGTKLKNSTKRRRAEEKSQGFPKWVSAKDRKLLQTSTIKANAVVAKDGTGNYQTISEAINAAPGNRFVIYVKAGVYKEKIRSNKNGITLIGDGKYSTIIAGDDSVAGGSSMPGSATFTITGDDFIARDIGFQNTAGPGGEQALALYVASDHSVFYRCSIAGYQDTLYALALRQFYRECDIYGTIDFIFGNAAAVFQSCSLVLRKPRGDSYNVILANGRDDPGQNTGFSVQSCRITASSDFSPVMHSYNSYLGRPWKQYSRTVVMESSIGDAISSRGWVEWPGEGSYAKSLYFAEFSNTGPGAGTSNRVKWPGFHVIGPSEAVKFTVGNFIAGNSWLPSTGVTFISGLR encoded by the exons ATGGGACTGCTGGTTTTGGTGGTGCTTTGGCTGCTCGGATATGCGTTAGGAGGGGCGTCCATGACACGGGCTGCAACTCACAGCTTCCAAATGCAGGTCCAAACCCAGTGCAGCTACACCAGATATCCAGGCCTCTGTGTCCAGTCCTTGAAGGAGTTCCAAGATCATCCTCTCGACATCATGGCTGCTCTTGTTAACAGAACTGTGTCCGAGACGAGGCTGCCCAATTCATACTTCGAAACACGAAGCTCCCTTGTGGAAGCTCAAGAAGCCGAACGTGTCCTATCCGTCACAG ACTACTGCAAAAACCTGATGAGTATGTCTCTGAAACGGTTAGACCAGTCGTTGTCGGCTCTCGAAGATTCTCCAAGAAAACACAAGCGTGACATACAGACATGGCTGAGCGCTGCTTTGACCTTTCAACAAGCTTGTAAGGATTCCACCGACAGCCTTGGTCTCTCTGGTGACCTCATGCCACGTATTTCTGAAAAAATGGATTATCTCTCACAGCTGGCCAGTAACTCTTTAGCCCTAGTCGGCAGGATTACTCATGATTATGGGACTAAGCTTAAAAACAGCACTAAAAGACGACGTGCAGAGGAGAAATCACAAGGTTTTCCCAAATGGGTATCGGCGAAAGATCGGAAACTACTTCAAACTAGCACCATCAAGGCCAATGCTGTGGTTGCAAAAGATGGAACAGGTAATTATCAAACAATATCGGAAGCTATAAACGCTGCTCCGGGGAACCGGTTTGTGATTTACGTGAAGGCAGGAGTCTACAAGGAGAAGATTCGTAGCAACAAGAATGGTATCACCTTGATAGGAGATGGTAAATACTCTACTATTATTGCTGGTGATGACAGTGTTGCCGGCGGCTCTTCCATGCCTGGTTCTGCTACATTTA CAATCACAGGTGATGATTTCATTGCTCGAGATATTGGATTTCAAAACACGGCAGGCCCCGGAGGAGAACAAGCCTTGGCTCTATATGTAGCTTCTGACCACTCAGTTTTCTACCGATGCAGCATAGCTGGCTACCAAGACACCCTATATGCACTTGCTCTCCGTCAATTCTATAGAGAATGCGACATTTATGGCACCATTGACTTCATTTTCGGCAACGCTGCTGCTGTCTTCCAGAGTTGCAGCTTGGTCCTTCGGAAGCCGCGCGGTGATAGCTACAATGTGATTCTAGCAAATGGAAGGGATGACCCTGGACAAAACACCGGTTTCTCAGTACAAAGTTGTAGGATTACCGCGAGCTCCGATTTTTCTCCGGTTATGCACAGCTATAACTCGTATCTTGGGAGGCCCTGGAAACAATATTCAAGAACGGTGGTGATGGAATCAAGCATTGGTGATGCTATTTCATCAAGAGGTTGGGTTGAGTGGCCTGGTGAAGGTTCATATGCTAAGTCACTCTACTTTGCTGAGTTCTCGAACACAGGACCTGGCGCTGGAACTTCTAATAGGGTAAAATGGCCAGGGTTCCATGTTATTGGACCTTCTGAAGCTGTCAAATTTACTGTTGGTAATTTTATTGCTGGAAACTCATGGCTGCCTTCTACCGGAGTAACCTTCATTTCTGGCCTCCGGTGA
- the LOC118048521 gene encoding DNA repair protein RAD51 homolog, translated as MEQQRNQKAVNQQKQHEDLEEMQHGPFPIEQLQASGIASLDVKKLKDAGLCTVESVAFSPRKELLQIKGISEAKVDKIIEAASKLVPLGFTSASQLHTQRQEIIQITSGSRELDKILEGGVETGSITEMYGEFRSGKTQLCHTLCVTCQLPLDQGGGEGKAMYIDAEGTFRPQRLLQIADRFGLNGADVLENVAYARAYNTDHQSRLLLEAASMMVETRFALMIVDSATALYRTDFSGRGELSARQMHLAKFLRSLQKLADEFGVAVVITNQVVAQVDGSAIFAGPQIKPIGGNIMAHASTTRLALRKGRGEERICKVISSPCLAEAEARFQICAEGVTDVKD; from the exons ATGGAGCAACAAAGAAACCAAAAGGCTgttaatcaacaaaaacaacatgaGGATCTTGAAGAGATGCAACATGGGCCTTTCCCTATTGAACAGCTTCAG GCGTCAGGCATAGCTTCCCTTGACGTAAAGAAGCTTAAAGATGCGGGTCTCTGCACAGTTGAATCTGTTGCCTTTTCTCCCAGGAAAGAGCTTCTGCAAATTAAAGGAATCAGTGAAGCTAAAGTTGACAAAATCATCGAAGCAG CTTCCAAACTGGTGCCCCTGGGTTTTACTAGTGCTAGCCAACTCCATACTCAGAGGCAAGAGATAATTCAGATAACATCTGGGTCAAGAGAGCTTGACAAAATTTTGGAAG GAGGGGTTGAGACCGGATCTATTACTGAAATGTATGGCGAGTTCCGCTCTGGAAAAACTCAGCTGTGCCACACGCTTTGCGTCACTTGCCAA CTTCCATTAGATCAAGGAGGAGGGGAGGGAAAAGCAATGTACATAGATGCAGAGGGCACATTCAGGCCACAAAGACTCTTACAGATAGCTGATAG GTTTGGGCTGAATGGCGCTGATGTCTTGGAGAATGTGGCTTATGCTCGGGCATATAACACCGATCATCAATCAAGGCTTTTGCTCGAAGCAGCTTCAATGATGGTGGAAACAAG GTTTGCTCTTATGATAGTAGACAGTGCTACTGCTCTATACAGAACAGATTTTTCTGGAAGGGGAGAACTTTCAGCTCGGCAGATGCATCTAGCAAAGTTCCTTAGGAGCCTTCAGAAGTTAGCAGATGAG TTCGGTGTGGCTGTTGTCATTACAAACCAAGTAGTTGCACAAGTTGATGGTTCTGCTATTTTTGCTGGACCTCAAATCAAGCCTATTGGTGGTAACATCATGGCCCATGCTTCTACAACAAG GCTTGCTCTTCGAAAGGGAAGAGGGGAGGAGCGCATCTGTAAAGTAATAAGTTCTCCTTGTTTAGCTGAAGCTGAAGCACGGTTCCAGATCTGTGCTGAAGGCGTCACTGATGTCAAGGACTGA
- the LOC118048522 gene encoding probable pectinesterase/pectinesterase inhibitor 54 isoform X2, which translates to MGLLVLVVLWLLGYALGGASMTRAATHSFQMQVQTQCSYTRYPGLCVQSLKEFQDHPLDIMAALVNRTVSETRLPNSYFETRSSLVEAQEAERVLSVTDYCKNLMSMSLKRLDQSLSALEDSPRKHKRDIQTWLSAALTFQQACKDSTDSLGLSGDLMPRISEKMDYLSQLASNSLALVGRITHDYGTKLKNSTKRRRAEEKSQGFPKWVSAKDRKLLQTSTIKANAVVAKDGTGNYQTISEAINAAPGNRFVIYVKAGVYKEKIRSNKNGITLIGDGKYSTIIAGDDSVAGGSSMPGSATFSLGDHAKLLIRIIFRKREARINRKLNRKVLVSCYSNGQSQVMISLLEILDFKTRQAPEENKPWLYM; encoded by the exons ATGGGACTGCTGGTTTTGGTGGTGCTTTGGCTGCTCGGATATGCGTTAGGAGGGGCGTCCATGACACGGGCTGCAACTCACAGCTTCCAAATGCAGGTCCAAACCCAGTGCAGCTACACCAGATATCCAGGCCTCTGTGTCCAGTCCTTGAAGGAGTTCCAAGATCATCCTCTCGACATCATGGCTGCTCTTGTTAACAGAACTGTGTCCGAGACGAGGCTGCCCAATTCATACTTCGAAACACGAAGCTCCCTTGTGGAAGCTCAAGAAGCCGAACGTGTCCTATCCGTCACAG ACTACTGCAAAAACCTGATGAGTATGTCTCTGAAACGGTTAGACCAGTCGTTGTCGGCTCTCGAAGATTCTCCAAGAAAACACAAGCGTGACATACAGACATGGCTGAGCGCTGCTTTGACCTTTCAACAAGCTTGTAAGGATTCCACCGACAGCCTTGGTCTCTCTGGTGACCTCATGCCACGTATTTCTGAAAAAATGGATTATCTCTCACAGCTGGCCAGTAACTCTTTAGCCCTAGTCGGCAGGATTACTCATGATTATGGGACTAAGCTTAAAAACAGCACTAAAAGACGACGTGCAGAGGAGAAATCACAAGGTTTTCCCAAATGGGTATCGGCGAAAGATCGGAAACTACTTCAAACTAGCACCATCAAGGCCAATGCTGTGGTTGCAAAAGATGGAACAGGTAATTATCAAACAATATCGGAAGCTATAAACGCTGCTCCGGGGAACCGGTTTGTGATTTACGTGAAGGCAGGAGTCTACAAGGAGAAGATTCGTAGCAACAAGAATGGTATCACCTTGATAGGAGATGGTAAATACTCTACTATTATTGCTGGTGATGACAGTGTTGCCGGCGGCTCTTCCATGCCTGGTTCTGCTACATTTA GCCTAGGAGATCATGCAAAGCTCTTAATCAGGATAATCTTCCG aaagagAGAGGCTCGGATCAATAG gaaattaaatagaaaagtaTTGGTTTCATGCTACTCAAATGGG CAATCACAGGTGATGATTTCATTGCTCGAGATATTGGATTTCAAAACACGGCAGGCCCCGGAGGAGAACAAGCCTTGGCTCTATATGTAG